The Saccopteryx leptura isolate mSacLep1 chromosome 5, mSacLep1_pri_phased_curated, whole genome shotgun sequence nucleotide sequence TATGCTAAAGAAGTGTGAAGTGAGTGATTGTGCAGAATGAATGGTTGGATAAAATCAGATGATAGAGCCAGAAAGCAGAAGGAATTCCAAGGCAGAGTTCTGAGAATGGGAGGAAGGAGGGCACGTGAGTGCTAGGCACGAAACGCTGAGATTTGGGAAGATGACACTATGGACCCATTTGCTGTAGGAGTGGATAACGCTGAGTTCATTTTCCATGCTGCAGATTTCATTGTATCTGTTACATCCAAGCTCTCTGGCTCTGGCCCGCAAATAACTCACAGCTGGTATCTGCAAGCCAAGGTCAAGTGTGTCTTCTGTATCTCTGAGACAGAGGGAATTAGTTAACCCACGGAGGATGGAAGTTAGAACCTTTGCCTCATGGGTTCCTTATGATATCAGCAGAACCAACCAAATATAAGCTATCTGAAAAGGGGAAAAGTTAAAGTAAAAGATACCTTTGACAGCAATTATATAGCAACTTTCCAAAGAATTCTTTATGCTTTACAAACTTTAAGGGTGATTAAAAGTTTTCAAGAAGTTGTGTGGCTGGTAAAGGTAAAAAGGGAATAAGAAGATAAAACAAGAATGCTCTtgtgttttatttcctctccAAAAAGCTTTCTCCCCACCACATGAACACGTGACCTCTCGCAGCAGCTTGCCGTTGTCCGGGTCAGTCCACTCTCCGTGTGGCTCGAGACCCTGCTGAAAGCCAGCTCCTCGGGGGAGCCGGGAACTGGGGCTGGCCTCTCTTCTTCCTGCAAGCACTCAGAAGGAAATGCCCCTTGCTGAGTAAGGGGTGGCGTTGGGGGAGACTCCATCTACTGTCAAGGAAGTTTCAATTAAATATGGATgccaattaatttaatttatatttctgcaTGAAAAATGTCAGTCTATTATACATGCATGGAAAAATGCCAGGAGCTCAGGTTAATAAATTACATCTCCACTGACATAATATGGAATCACAGACCAACTGGATACTTATTAAATGCCCACCTGTTCTTGGGAGCTACACCTTGTAGAAATCCAACCAAAATAAGGTCTCTCCTGCAGGGTCTGTCCCTACTCTGATCATCTGACACCCACCCTTATCCTCCTCTGCTCCTAGTTTTGGGGCATGCCCCAGGAGAACAATTCTAAAATTGCATGATCAATATTCAATTGCCAGTGGTTATGAATGAGCACATTGAATGAATAAGGGAATGAATGATGGAGAACTGTAAATAATCCACTCCAATTAATCAGGGCATAGGCTTCTTTGCTTAGCAGAAAACTTGCCGTGATTATTTGACTGTAGATTCAAACCAGCTGGTGGTGGGTAATACCTCCTGGTTTTGAAGCTCCTACTCTGACCCAAACTAGCtacatgttttgttttgaatcCTACAACCATCCTTTAAGGAAGGGGCCATTCCCTTTTACCCCCATTCATTACAGAGACGCAGAAGCTGAGGTTCAGTAAGATGAAATgaccttgctcaaggtcacacgaTCAGCAAGAGGCACACTCAAATCCAGACATGTCTGACTcaaaactagaatattctttctaTTGTGCTGGCTGATTTTCTCTGCATCATAGCTCTATTCTGTTGGACAAGTATCACCGCCGTTTCCAGGGGGAATCAGCCTATTCCTCTTTCAGCAGCACTGACACACTGGACAGTTCTTGATGAGCTACATTTAATACAATGAAAGAAGCAGGAGTTGACTCTACAAATACATCCTGTCCAGGAAAGCCACCCTGCTCTCCACTGGTACAGCTCCCAAAGACTCACTTGCTATATATAGCTCCAGACAGTAGTGAGATGTATGTCAGTTGTCACAGGTTCTCAGCCCTCTACTGTTTATAGTCAGTTATTtactcaacatttattgagcacttactatgtcccAGGTGCTCTGCTAATTTTAGGATATAATAAGGAAGAAGGAGGTCAAACTAATGGGGAGGACAGATAACCTATCACAAAATTACAGTGAGGTATGGTAAATGCTATGGGATTACTGAAGAAAGATTTAGGTTTTGTTGTTTATTCAATTACTCATTGATTCTCTCTCTGACTAGTTACTGAGTCCCTATGATGAGCTAGGCCATAGGCCCACCCTACCACGTGTAAGCCAGGGCAAGAATAGAAAAAAGTGACCACAGGACTGCAtctgccctgccccctccttcttcccatcCCCAACTCCATCTGACACTGCAGGGGCCTCTCATGCACCTGTTTATAAGATTTTAACCACCTTCCTTTAGAACTACTGAAGAGCAGGAAGAGGTTTCTGAAAACCCTAGAAGCAAGCTCAGGTTTGTTTGAGTGGGTATGCTGGGATCCCAAGGCCCAGAGATTGGTTATGAAGAGGGAGAAGATGGGCTGTGGGTGAGCAAGTCCCTTTAGCTCAGTTCAACCCTTCCCTGTGGTTGggaggccagggcacaggaggcCCAGAGGGGCACTGAGGAGGACCCTCAGACCAGCCGCCTACCTACCACCTGGGAGCTTGCTGGAAATGCAGACTCTCGGGCCCCTTCACAGGCCCTGAGGATCaaattctgcattttaacaaggtcTCCAGGTGATTCGTTTGCATGTTTGGTCTGAGAAACAGTGCTTCTATGACTAATCCCCTCTCTATAAACCAAGAGTCTGAGGCCAGGCCGGCTAAAGCCCAGGTGCGGAGGGGTCCTGCTTGGGTCTGGGAGTGTATGTCTGGGCACCTTGCTGTTCTCTAGTGGTGAAAATGTTCCAAAACaaacttgagaaaaaaatatctttccaGTAACTCAAATTGGCTTGGTCGTGGAATAAGAGATTTATAGCGAGTGATCCAAGGAAGAGAATTCCATGAAGTCACGGGCACAATTAAGGGAAGGTTGGTGATAGCTCACCACTACAGGGAGGAAGTTGAGGGTGGGTCTAAAcacttcttgttcttttttatttgtggATCCAGTGCAAATCAATTGGAGAAAATTTCATAGCCAAAGTTCAcagtcatttttaatttattttttcccttttgtattCCTCTgcccttttctccccttcccttagCATGCTTTCATCCCCAACCCCTTCCAATGTACCCATTTTGCCTTGTTCGTCTTCACTTTCCTGTTTTTGCTTTTCTCCACCTTTCACTTTGCTCCAGAGAAAATCAAACATAAAGAGACGAAAAAGACCGGGTGTAGAAGCCCAGTCCAGTGCTAGTTCTCTGCTTCTGTGGATTCCTATCAATtgacaataaaaaacatttttaacatgtAAGTTTCATTCATCCATAAGAGACTTACATTTTGTTTTCCACAACTACCTGTTACCCAGCTCCAACTGTTACCTTATTGCCAGCTGTGGTTTGCTTTCTTCCATTCCATCTTCACATCGCCATTCTCCCCTTTCCTttgtcctctctcccttccttcctccttccctttctttctttcttctcctcctcttctttcttcttctttccctcctcctcttcctctttcttctttctcccccccccacccctctggtGTTTATGAAAGCAAATCCCAGGCATCATATCATTTAACTCATTTCCTATACAATTTCCTGGAGGCAGGGCCATGGGAGAATGTAGGCTGACGAAATGATTTCTTATGATTGTGTTCTTCATCAAAATATAGAATTTGTGTTACTGAGATAAGGAAAAAGATAGAATTTCTAAAACTGCTACATAACACCACAGATggtgtaaattttattttccaactcCATGTCTCCCCCCCTAGAGTCTTTGAGGTGGGTCTATGAGAACTTTCTCATCTTGCTTTTCTATGAAAGTAGTGACAAAATAACAGAAACTCTGGATGTTTATAATCCTAAAAGGAAGTGTCTATTCTCTTATGGGGCCCCAAAAACATTCTGAGAAATTTAACTTTTGCAGTTAAAATTGGTCAATGTAAAATTTGAGGAGATATTCTGTGTCAAGGAACCAAAAACATTTCCCCTCTAGAGGCCCCCTGAACTGATTTTCATAATAGTTTGGATCGGGACCTACATACAGAGAAGCATAGTGCACCTCAGACCTATGGAGTATCAAGTCATTTGAAGGTTTGGTTATTTTTCATTAGTAAATCTCCAACTATATAAATTTGAGTTAAATGCCCTCTAAATAAGTCAAATAGAGATTTTGAATGAGGAGATTAATTAGAGCTGGTGTCCTAAGGAAAAGAATCTCACTGTGGCATGGAGAATGTAATTCATGGAAGGTGAGCACCAACAAATCACTCCTTAAAATATGAATGCTATCAAAGAACAGCTGGATAATGAGAGAAACTTGACCCTTGGGGGCCtagggctgctgctgctgcagaacTTGATGCAGTTGTGATGTCATGGAATTCCTCTCcacttaacaaaaataatattaagaggTGTGGTTCTGGGAAAGTTATTAGCGTTAAACATGTCTTTGTAGTTTTATCATCTTATAATAATCAGCATGTCTCACTTTTTCTGTGGTTCTAAATGACTTTCTTTCTTAATTGCTCAGGATATATATAATCCAAGCAACACTCCTAaaaagcaacttaaaaaaaaaaaaagtcctttaagcctggcaaaaccttttttttttttttttgtaaataaaaacagtatCTAAGTAATTTCTGCAAAACAATTTCCATATGCTTAATTTTTAAGTCAAGAAAAACTGTCCCATTTTCTTGTGGATAAAAACTTGCAGTTAATTTGGTTTTACTTTATAGCTTATTATTATCCCAAGAAATATCTAAGAAAGCAATAAAGTTAACTATGTATTTACAGGGTCCTACTGAACATCTGCAAGTTGGGCATTATTTTTACATCCGCATAACTCAATGCTAgtcccaatatttaaaatcagaaatccGAACTAATTCTTTACTTGGGGTATACTTTTAATTTAGACGTTAAAAAAGAAGCCGTttcctttattatatatatatttttaagcttcTCGGGAGCAACTAACTGGGACCTCTGGGAAGCTGCAGGCGTGGTAGATGCTTTTGACCgcacatttttatttctggtcACAGCAAACTTGGCCTCTTGTTTTATTCAACTTGCCAACATCTAAATCAAGGACAGGGGTGTTCAGCGTGTTTGACAAATAGGTCGAGATACGCAGAACATATTCACACATCCCAGTAAGTGATGAGAGGAAGTTCAGGATGCAGTAAAAAGAAATTCTTGAGTTTAGCCCAGGTTTCACATAACACCCGTCTCATAAGGCACTTACGCCGCTAAAGGAGCAGCGCCCCTGAAAATAGCACACAGGGGACACatcatttaaataaatgtgtttctttGCCCGAACAGAAGTTCAAATCTGCTCAATTAtcattaattttgttctttgattttctttgcGGGCGTGAACGGAGAAGTCGCGCTCTGAGGTTCTGCGATCTGCCCTCGGCGGGGGAAGGTGACCCGGGGTTCCTCGCCCGGCAGCGCGCGGGctaggggagaggggaaagaatgcacgtgtgtgtgtgtttgtggaaaTGTGCCGGGCTGAgacaaaaaaagtggaaacttAGATGGAAAACTCAGTGTACGTGTTGACGGCCCCTAAAAATCACAGTATCTGTCCGGGATCCTTAGAACAGGTGTCCCAGGAACGTGCCCGGATCCGTGCAACAGGCGACAAACCTAAGCCACCGCATTTGGTTTTTATTACATCCATTAAAAGCAAAAGCCGCGTCTCCACCCGCGCGCCGGCGCGCCAGGATAGATGCAGAAACCCGGGAGCCCTCTTCTTTCCGCGGAGTTTCCCGAGCTGGGCGCGAGTTGGGGTGTGGGCAGGAGGGGCTGGTCTCCTCGGGGTCACGTCGAGTCGCGGGGGAGTGCGGGGGAGCGCGGTGGGCGGGGGCGGCCCGGGAAGGCGGAGGATGGAGCGCGAACCAGAAAAGCGCAAAGGGCCGGGGGTCGGCGCCGCGCCCGCGGTGATTAGCTCCGGCGGCGCGACCCGGGAGGGCGGACTCTTTCCTCACTCTCgctgtcttcccctccctcctcccttttaaAGGACGCCTCGCAGGCAGAGCTGTCAGCGACGGGGCGGCCGTTTGTACTTGGCCGCGGTCAGGCTGACTCCTGCCCCCGGGACAGGCAGGGGCGGGTGTGGAGGGGCCGCTGGTCCCGGGACCCGCACTTGGGAATCGCAGATTCGCCTTCCTTTGGTATCGCTCCCGACCCGGCGACGGCCACCAGTGCGGGCGCCGTGCGGCCCGGCGTTGCCAGTCCTGTGCGCGATGGCTCCCGTGAGGCGTGGAGAAGGAGGTGGCTACGGGCTCGGCGCGCCCCCCGCGCCCGGAGCACTATGAGCCGGGCAGACGGCGGCAGCAAgcgcggcggcagcagcagccccagcagcACCTCTGCCGGCGCCCCCCGCGGGCCCTAGCCTACTCGCCCCCGCGCGCCATGCCGACTCCCGGCCTGCTGAGTCTACAGCGGAGCCCCTGCTGCCCCTCCGGCCCCTGCTAACCCACGCGGGAGTGGCCTCGGCCACCGGGGCTGCTCCGCGCAGCACTCGGAGGCGGAACCGCGGGGCGCCCGGCTCGGCTCTCCGTTTCCAGCTGCGAAGCTCAGCTCCCCCTCCCGCCGCCCACGGCGCCCGCGGCGATGAGGGCGCTGCTGGCGCTCTGCCTCCTCCTGGGCTGGCTGCGCTGGGCCCCTGCGGGCGCCCAGCAGGCGGGAGAGTATTGCCACGGTTGGGTGGACGTGCAGGGCAACTACCACGAGGGCTTCCAGTGCCCGGAGGACTTCGACACGTTGGACGCTACCATCTGCTGCGGCTCCTGCGCGCTGCGCTACTGCTGCGCGGCGGCGGACGCCAGGCTGGAGCAGGGCGGCTGCACCAATGACCGCGGCGAGCTGGAGCACCCCGGCGTGACGGCGCGTAAGTGCGGGCCCCCGCGCGGCTGCTGCGTGTGCGGGCAGGTGTGCGCGCGGGCCGGCGCCGGGCCTTCCTGGGTGTGCGCAGAGTGGACGCAGTGAGGTGGGGGGACCAGGAAGCAGTGTGTGGTCCTGTTTCAGGTCAGGGGGCCCTATCTCTTTGCAGTCCCGATTCCCGCCACAGGCGGTCTCCGCGGGTCGGGCCAAGGGAAAGTTGGCAGGAGACAGCGAGGATTGCGGGGCTTGCACCGGGTTACTCTGGGGAAGACAGCTAGAACTCTCGGGCGCTCGGGGGGTTTGCAGAGGAGGGCTGTGGGGGCAGCACCAGGCTGGACTTGGGTTTTCGGGGCGCCCCAGTGCGTGCCCGCGCCGCTCAGAAAGCTCGGGGAAGCGCTGATGGCGCTGGGAACGCAACTCTTGGGGTGCGCGCTCCTCTGTAGCCGCGCGGGGCTAAGGGACTTcagtcactttttttcttttcttttgtggtcTTTTGGTAGCGTTTCTAAACCGCTGTTCCATTCTTCCGACTTCCTTTCATTTGTCTGCATCGAATTACCCTCTCCAGCCCACCCCCTATTGTCACGCCTTTCAGAATTGGCCAGGTCCTTGAGGTGGAGATTTAGAAACCAGGGTCGCAGGGGCTTCTCCGCCCCCTATTCTCACGTCGGAAAACACGGGTCAAATTTCCGCTCACTTCAGAATGGAATAAATCACGACCCCAGCAGAGGAACTTtacacgttaaaaaaaaaaaaaaaaaaaaagctttccacCTGAGTCTAAACATCAGGGAAACCCTTTAGAGCTCGAGGCGACGGTTTTACGGCCGGGAAACCGAAGGAGCGGGCGGAGCTGAGAGCCGTGACACCCCAGAACTCCAGCGTCGAGGTCTGAGCCAGCGAGAGAAGGTCCCAGgcaaggcagggaggggctggagcgAGGCATAATGGTGCTGGAACGACCCCCTCCTACCCTCTCCACGAAACGGATAATCCACAGGGAAGGGGAACCTGCTGATCCTTAGAACTCCTTTAGACTTTAAACGAATTTAACTTCCAAATCTAGAGGATTTGGGAAGTGGCTACTGGAGGAAAGATGATAGTGGAAAGTAGGAAACTCCAGGCAGTTCTGGCTCTTCTCACCTTGGGGGAACTGGTTCTCTGTTGAAGAAGTAAGTGACGAGTCTACAGTGGGGACTCCTTCTCTGACCCCCTCACTCTGCCCTGAGAAGTCGCAGTCTCTGCACTCTGGAGAGGCTGGGATCTGGCAAATTCTCAGGGACTGTGGCTCTGTCCCTTGCCAGTTGTGTAatgttgggcaagttacttaacagcTCTGAGCCCATTCTCAACTCTAACACGGGTGTATTACTCTCAGAGTTAGACTGTGGACTACATGAGTATTTGAATACTTAGCACACAAGTCCTCAGGAAGTTATTAGTCCATTCGGCCTGCCTTCTAGGGGTGTTTCTAAATGTGATGGAATGGGTGGTCCACTGAAGAGCTTACACCTAGCAGCCCACAGAACTTGGGGGTTAATAGTTACCTGTCACTCATTGTTTTTGAGACGGTCAAAAACTCTCCATGTTTCTGTATCGGGAAAATAGAGCTTATCATGCCCACCTCCCAGGGTCTCTGTGAGACTTGAATCAgaggacaaataaaaaaaaaaagccaggcatAGGTAGGGCTGTAGTCAaagcaagttttcttttttctatctctggAGGAGGATGCATGCAAGTGTGGCTCTATAGGTCAGGGGGCACCTGGAGCACTGCCCTGCGGCAGAAGGTGACTCTGGGGTGGGACATTTAACGTCTGCCTTGTAGAGAGACGAGAAAATTGGAGTTTGCTCTATCCGAGGGATGCTCTCACACAAAGTTGGGGCCAGCAACACCAAGAATTGTATTATGACCTACCTAAGGTTCAGCCTGACCTTCCCAGAGTTTGGGTGGGAATCGAGAGACAGACGTTTGGCAGCTGGAGTAAGCATTGGTTTCTGAAAACATCCAGAGGTGACAAGCTGTGATGCAATAGGAGACACAGTTAATTGGGATCCACTATGGATTTCTTCATACTGATCTTTCCATCATCTGGTAAATTCCTGAGGCTCTCACTTAACAGGCCTAATTCTCTTTGCTTACACTGGAGATTCTGGGATGGGAGATGGATTTTCAGCTTCAGATAGGGGTCAAAGCCTTAAGTTCCCTACCGTGATAAAACTACTACAACCCAGATTTCAACTCAGAGTTACAGTAACCAAGAAAAACTCACCATTTCCTTTCCTCAGTGCATGAACAGGATAGGGTCTGTTCCTTCTGACTTCCAGATGTGCATATGATGGCTAATTGCTAACAGAGGCTACAGAAGTTTCCTTCCTGCCTACTAGGAGCAAGTATATTCTGTTATCATATTTTGCACTCTAGAAGTTAGTGGTAACAAGCTCTGAGAAGTTGGGCTGACCAGTGGTAGTAGTAAGCTGCCTACCTCCCACCCCTAAGCTGCCTGGAGTTTGGAAGACCCCTATCCCAGCATCTGTCTATGTCTCTTTTTGCCTTTTAGAGCCTGTCTACGTTCCCTTCTTGATTGTCGGCTCCATCTTCATCGCCTTTATCATCCTGGGCTCTTTAGTGGCTATTTATTGCTGCACCTGCTTGAGACCCAAGGAACCCTCCCAGCAGCCAATCCGCTTCTCGCTCCGCAGCTATCAGACAGAGACCCTGCCCATGATCTTGACCTCCACGAACCTCAGAGCACCTTCCAGGCAGTCCAGCACAGCCACCAGTTCCAGTTCCACAGGGGGCTCCATCCGAAGGTTCTCCTTCGccagggcagagccaggctgCCTGGTGCCCTCGCCGCCCCCACCTTATACCACAGGCCACCCCATACACCTGACGCAGCCGTCTGGTTTCCTGGTGTCACCCCAATACTTTGCTTATCCACTCCAGCAGGAGCCCCCCCTGCCTGGGAAGACTTGTCCGGACTTCAGTTCCAGTTGACAGGCCACGGACATAAATCCACCGTGTCTTCCATGGCAGACAGGTGGAACGCTGCTGCCATTGCTACAAATATTTCCCAGGAAACTTCCTTTGAACCCAGCGATGTCATGGAGGAGGGTGCTAGGGAAATACGACACCTTCTAGTCTTAGAGTTCCTGGCTCCATTCACAGGAAGACTGTGTTAGATAATTGCTTTCTGGTTTTGAAAACGTGATTATTACATTTCAATTTATGCATTCAAAATATACAGCATTTCAACTTTAAAGTTGCAAATAGGCTGAAGATGTTTTATCTTGGTCTGGTACTGTTTAGAAAAAGGTCCACATGTTCTATTTTCATGATAACTTGTTTAGTGAGTTATAATacaaacatatacataaataGGCACAGGAAAATACCTGATTGTAATTAATGAGGGTCACTTAAAAGAATTAACTACTAAGTAAACTGAGGGGACAGTGAACAACCTATTTATGATTTTGGGAGCAACATAACCATGAATAATATTAGCATCATCAgaaatagttcttttttaaattaacaactgaatttttttttttaaatataagagtttgcctgactggtgttgcacagtggatagagcgtcaacttgggatgctgaagtaccaggttcaaaaccctgaggttcctggcttgagcacaggcttaccagtttgagcatgggatcatggaattgaccccatggtcactgatttgagcccaaaggtcgctggcctaaagcccaaggttgctggcttgagcaaggggtcactggctcagctggagccccctgtcaaggcacgaatgagaagcaatcaatgagcaactaaagtgccacaactacaagttgatgcttctcatctctttccttttcagtCTCTCTTGTGCACACGCTAAACAAACTAAAATATAAGAGCTTTTTCAGAATATAAGATTTCAATAACCACAGGAGAAGTttcaagttttaaatatttactcaGATATACATTGTAACACAGACCGTATGTTAAAGCATTTCCCCTACCCACCCGAGGGAATATTTATTGCAGACTTTTCGTTCAGCAGTATTTCATGTTTAAATGAAAGTTGGACAGTTGGGTCTTAaaacatttatatgtaaaatgagtTATGTACAAATGTAAAGATTTGTAATTTAATGGATTTACCACATTGACGGTACTAATTATTTAGTAGTCACACTGTAATTCTTTTATGTTAATAATAACTGGAGTTTGAAGTCCGGCTACTGGTTATAATCATCTAATATTACATATCACAAATGCCCCTGACGTCTGATGGCTGCATATCTGGACATATACCCAGCTgagtttgaataaataaaatactttgttttgGTGAAatctatttgaaattttaaatcaaaGTCCTTCATTTTATCTCCTTAATGATACTCTTTTCTGTTCAATAAAAGGTAATATCTTTAACACTTCAtgtttgaaatgaaaagaaaaaaagatcttacACTGACTTTGGATTACATTAAAAAGCTCTTTCCTACATAGGGGCTTGTGAAAGCAGTAaaggaagtgatttttttctaaagtatcaTCCTGTGGGCTGCATACAACCCTCAGGTGTGTTGGGCTACTTCTCATAGGAATCTGGATTTCTGGtcctggctagctggctcagtagtagagcattgacctggcatatgggtgttctgggtttgattcccagtcagggtacataggagaagcaattgcttctctacccctttccccccccctttctctttttctccccctcctacagccatggctcgattggttggagcgagttggccctgggcgttgaggatggctccatggagcctctgactCAAGTGCTAAGAAATAGCTTTGTTtccaagcaatggccccagataggcagagcatccctgccctatagggggcttgctgggtgaatcccagttggggtgtatgcaggagtatgtttctctgtctcccctcgcacataaaaaaagaaaaataaaagaatctggATTTCTGGCTTCTCCTGACCTACAGATGTGGCACCAAGGGTCCTATACGGCCATCGGGTCAGGCTGGCCGTTTTCTGACAGGACACTTGATGTTTCCTAGCCTCCTGCCGGGTCTCCCCCACCTGGCCCATCTCCCTCGGTGTTGTTACCTCCTTGGCCTCCTCTGCGGGTGTTGTTTGGGAACCCAGGTGTATGTGAATACATACTATCATAGGTCACCCTTAGCAGTTCTTTTCTAACAGCCATGTCACAGTAAGTTCTGACCTAAGGGTGTCATCTGGGCCTGCCTCTCTGAAACAAGTTTGAAGATATTGGGCCTCTGCCCAGTCTGATGGCCAAGGAGCTCTGACTCCAGTCTCTTGCTTCCTCCTATATCTCAAAGTGGCCTGATTCCCAGTATCTCAAATTCACCCACATAATtaaggaacaa carries:
- the SHISA3 gene encoding protein shisa-3 homolog, translating into MRALLALCLLLGWLRWAPAGAQQAGEYCHGWVDVQGNYHEGFQCPEDFDTLDATICCGSCALRYCCAAADARLEQGGCTNDRGELEHPGVTAQPVYVPFLIVGSIFIAFIILGSLVAIYCCTCLRPKEPSQQPIRFSLRSYQTETLPMILTSTNLRAPSRQSSTATSSSSTGGSIRRFSFARAEPGCLVPSPPPPYTTGHPIHLTQPSGFLVSPQYFAYPLQQEPPLPGKTCPDFSSS